From Pedobacter indicus, a single genomic window includes:
- a CDS encoding SbcC/MukB-like Walker B domain-containing protein, which yields MIPISIIIKGMYSYQEEQIVEFDKLLAGQIFGIFGSVGSGKSSILEAMAFALYGETERMNRADNRSYNMMNLKSNELWIDFQFKNYDDFIYRFTVRGKRHGKDFTKVGTFERSSYKLEGGQWVPLDLKSAEEVLGLSYVNFRRTIIIPQGKFQEFLQLGDKARTDMLKEIFDLSKYEFFHQTANLERKNKDAIHVLQGQLLQFESIEKAYLDEKELRLRQIETSLKEQREILHKKTKELEALTLQKRQFDQKDELQKELDELLGREENVLELEKKVKDYEYCIIHFKDKLSRREEFESSLRHYVQQVDQAQQKKKEIEESLLLVKQELEAAHAEYMRQEEYKDQVFDYTSFIRINSLEKSLGQIQNRIESGEIHVQNTFRELGEKQQTYESLKAEKREKQSALPDMMELSALQSWYDRKDTLGQKATELRAKLKHEQDEAELLVKKIENQTADPLLVGIDIGEAPDFHSDAMSSLRMKLLKEQKLVQEQIDHLRLQTKLGEFATVLKNGEACMLCGSVDHPHIIEIEDVEEHLSEQEIRLMNLKEKDLALGKLIADLSYLKQNLVRSLKTIEDIELDVDKTMTLLADHRQLFKWNGFSEDKPDQLKKAYEQARALQTQISDAEKFERTLESEIEILRVNHGKYEKAVQGFTQDIIGMRTEHATLQSSLRRLRVEEGAGFEEAQLQEKIAILKRKIEDNAVRYEQRVDKRDRLNAELIGVQEQSEFLMKAMSDLSDKNSYLNRELHDILDKSPFDTFESVKNILSQTLDAESIKKETSDYRQTVYSIRKQLEKITGILGDIRFDNERFLDLQRVTAQIQEKLEEEHTQYIKELSVFDRERSDFAKKKELAAAMGQLEKRAGNLDLLKKLFKGSGFVSYISSVYLQNLCHEANKRFYKLTNQQLQLEVDSNNNFQVRDFLNNGRVRSIKTLSGGQTFQASLSLALALAQSVQQQNKSKQNFFFLDEGFGSLDREALQTALATLKTLRKENRMVGVISHVEELQQEIDVCLNVRNDPVRGSLISGSWG from the coding sequence ATGATACCTATTTCCATTATAATTAAAGGCATGTATTCATACCAGGAGGAGCAGATTGTCGAGTTTGATAAGCTTTTGGCTGGACAGATTTTTGGGATTTTTGGTTCTGTCGGTTCAGGAAAGTCATCAATTTTAGAGGCAATGGCTTTTGCCCTGTATGGAGAAACGGAGCGAATGAATCGGGCTGACAACCGCAGTTACAATATGATGAATTTGAAGTCTAACGAGCTGTGGATTGATTTTCAGTTTAAAAACTATGACGACTTTATTTATCGCTTCACTGTTCGAGGAAAAAGGCATGGAAAGGATTTTACGAAAGTAGGCACTTTTGAGAGAAGTTCTTATAAACTGGAAGGGGGGCAGTGGGTGCCGCTGGATTTAAAATCAGCTGAAGAAGTATTGGGCTTAAGTTATGTAAATTTTAGACGGACAATCATCATACCACAGGGGAAGTTCCAGGAGTTTCTTCAGTTAGGTGATAAGGCACGTACCGATATGTTGAAAGAGATATTTGATTTATCCAAGTATGAGTTTTTTCATCAAACAGCGAATCTGGAAAGAAAGAATAAGGACGCAATTCATGTTCTACAAGGGCAATTGCTACAGTTTGAGTCGATTGAAAAAGCTTATTTAGATGAAAAGGAGCTTCGCCTTAGACAAATCGAAACATCCTTGAAGGAACAGCGGGAAATACTTCATAAAAAAACGAAAGAACTGGAAGCTCTGACCTTGCAAAAGAGGCAGTTTGATCAGAAAGATGAATTGCAAAAGGAGCTAGATGAACTTCTTGGTCGGGAAGAAAATGTGCTGGAACTCGAAAAGAAAGTAAAAGATTATGAATATTGCATTATCCATTTTAAGGATAAGTTGAGCCGTAGGGAAGAGTTTGAGTCCTCGTTAAGGCACTATGTGCAGCAGGTCGATCAGGCGCAACAGAAAAAGAAAGAGATCGAGGAGTCCCTCTTATTAGTCAAACAAGAACTAGAGGCTGCGCATGCTGAGTATATGCGACAAGAAGAGTATAAAGATCAGGTTTTCGACTACACGTCTTTTATCCGGATCAATTCGCTAGAAAAGAGTTTGGGTCAGATTCAAAATAGGATCGAATCAGGTGAAATTCATGTTCAAAATACTTTTCGGGAATTAGGAGAGAAACAACAAACTTATGAGTCTTTAAAAGCGGAAAAACGAGAAAAGCAATCGGCTCTTCCAGATATGATGGAGCTATCAGCGTTGCAGAGCTGGTATGATAGAAAAGACACCTTGGGACAGAAGGCGACAGAGCTAAGAGCCAAGTTAAAACATGAGCAGGATGAAGCAGAGTTGCTGGTGAAGAAAATTGAGAACCAAACAGCTGACCCCTTGTTAGTAGGTATTGATATTGGTGAAGCCCCCGATTTCCACTCAGACGCGATGAGTTCTCTGCGAATGAAACTTCTGAAAGAGCAAAAGCTTGTGCAAGAACAGATAGATCATCTTCGCTTACAGACCAAATTGGGAGAATTTGCTACTGTTTTGAAAAATGGGGAAGCTTGCATGTTATGTGGTTCAGTAGATCACCCACATATTATAGAAATTGAGGATGTTGAGGAACATTTGAGTGAACAGGAAATAAGGTTGATGAATTTGAAAGAAAAGGATCTGGCACTCGGAAAGTTGATAGCCGACTTATCGTACCTCAAACAAAATTTGGTGCGTTCGTTAAAAACAATTGAGGACATTGAGCTTGATGTAGATAAGACGATGACGCTGTTGGCTGACCATCGTCAACTCTTTAAATGGAATGGATTTTCTGAAGATAAGCCCGATCAGTTGAAGAAGGCTTATGAGCAGGCGAGGGCGCTTCAGACACAAATCAGCGATGCGGAGAAATTTGAGCGGACATTGGAGAGTGAGATCGAAATTTTGCGAGTAAACCATGGAAAGTATGAAAAAGCTGTACAGGGTTTTACGCAGGATATAATTGGTATGCGGACTGAGCATGCAACCCTTCAATCGAGTCTTAGGCGCTTACGCGTGGAAGAAGGTGCTGGTTTTGAGGAGGCTCAATTGCAGGAGAAGATAGCTATATTGAAAAGGAAGATAGAAGACAATGCTGTTCGATATGAACAGCGTGTCGATAAAAGGGATCGGTTGAATGCAGAGCTAATCGGCGTTCAGGAACAGTCCGAGTTTCTGATGAAGGCAATGAGTGACCTTTCTGATAAAAATTCATATTTAAATCGTGAGTTACATGATATCCTAGACAAATCACCTTTTGACACTTTTGAATCAGTTAAGAATATTTTGAGTCAGACCCTGGATGCTGAGTCAATAAAAAAGGAAACGTCTGACTACCGGCAGACAGTTTATTCCATTCGAAAACAATTGGAGAAGATAACAGGGATATTAGGCGATATTCGCTTCGATAATGAGCGTTTTTTGGACCTTCAGCGTGTGACAGCACAGATTCAGGAAAAGCTTGAGGAGGAGCATACGCAATATATCAAGGAGCTTTCTGTATTTGATAGAGAGCGGTCTGATTTTGCCAAAAAGAAGGAGTTGGCGGCGGCGATGGGGCAGCTTGAAAAGCGTGCTGGAAACCTCGACCTCTTAAAGAAACTTTTTAAAGGGAGTGGTTTTGTAAGTTATATTTCCAGCGTTTACCTTCAGAATCTCTGTCATGAAGCCAATAAGCGATTTTATAAGCTGACCAACCAGCAATTGCAACTTGAGGTCGATAGCAACAATAACTTTCAAGTACGTGATTTTCTTAATAACGGTCGCGTCCGAAGTATAAAGACGCTCTCGGGTGGACAGACCTTTCAGGCGTCATTGTCATTGGCCTTGGCTTTAGCGCAAAGTGTGCAGCAGCAGAACAAGTCTAAACAAAATTTCTTTTTTCTCGATGAGGGTTTCGGCTCTTTAGACCGTGAGGCACTACAAACGGCGTTAGCGACACTTAAAACCCTTCGCAAAGAAAATCGAATGGTTGGCGTGATATCACATGTGGAGGAATTACAGCAGGAAATAGACGTTTGCTTAAATGTACGGAATGACCCTGTCCGAGGCAGCCTGATTTCAGGGAGCTGGGGATAG
- a CDS encoding NAD(P)(+) transhydrogenase (Re/Si-specific) subunit beta, with translation MNVIIQISYLVASILFIAGIKMLGRTKSARKGNVISATGMFIAILATVVQVEAISLIDILICVIIGSAIGLTIAFKVQMTKVPEMVALFNGFGGLASLTVALSDFWLNTQERGLDVDMVTGISVALSVLIGGITFTGSIVAFMKLAGKISGRAIMFTGQHLLNLILLILSVAVTVFALTDFSNPNYMIILGVLSLILGVLVVIPIGGADMPVVISLLNSYSGMAACATGFVLNNNVLIVSGALVGASGIILTQIMCKAMNRSLANVLLGGFGQTSAGGGAQDSGSDIVVKEVGVEEAAQIFDSVSSLIIVPGYGMAVAQAQHTIRELSELCEKNGVNVRFAIHPVAGRMPGHMNVLLAEANISYDKLIEMDEINDDFGNTDLVFVVGANDVVNPAAKTNPNSPIFGMPVLNVEKAQTVIVSKRSMGKGYAGIENELFGADNCLMLFGDAKQTITKLVGELKEL, from the coding sequence ATGAACGTCATTATACAAATATCTTATCTCGTCGCGTCTATATTGTTTATAGCGGGGATAAAAATGTTAGGCCGCACAAAAAGTGCGCGAAAAGGAAACGTCATATCTGCGACGGGTATGTTCATCGCAATACTCGCAACCGTTGTCCAAGTAGAAGCCATCAGTCTTATCGACATTTTGATATGTGTTATCATCGGCTCAGCAATCGGTCTGACCATCGCTTTCAAGGTTCAAATGACCAAAGTGCCAGAAATGGTCGCTCTCTTCAATGGTTTTGGAGGTTTGGCCTCATTGACAGTTGCTCTTTCTGACTTTTGGCTAAATACGCAAGAGCGTGGCCTGGATGTAGACATGGTTACGGGCATCAGTGTCGCACTAAGTGTCTTAATTGGGGGTATTACCTTCACAGGATCCATAGTTGCATTTATGAAGCTTGCAGGAAAAATATCTGGTCGGGCAATTATGTTCACCGGACAGCATTTGCTAAATCTAATCCTCCTAATCTTATCTGTTGCTGTCACGGTATTTGCTTTGACCGATTTCTCAAACCCCAATTACATGATCATCTTAGGGGTATTATCGTTAATTTTAGGTGTACTTGTAGTGATTCCAATTGGTGGTGCCGATATGCCCGTAGTGATATCTTTATTGAATTCATACTCAGGTATGGCTGCTTGTGCTACGGGTTTCGTCCTAAATAATAATGTCCTTATCGTATCAGGTGCACTCGTTGGTGCATCCGGAATTATCCTTACTCAAATTATGTGTAAGGCAATGAACCGCTCCTTAGCTAATGTATTACTTGGCGGGTTTGGACAAACCTCAGCGGGCGGAGGAGCGCAAGATAGCGGTTCCGACATTGTTGTAAAAGAAGTTGGAGTTGAAGAAGCAGCGCAGATTTTTGATTCCGTGTCATCATTGATCATCGTTCCCGGTTATGGTATGGCGGTTGCTCAAGCACAACATACAATCCGAGAGCTAAGCGAGCTATGTGAAAAGAATGGTGTCAACGTTCGTTTTGCTATCCACCCCGTCGCTGGCCGGATGCCCGGGCACATGAATGTTCTCCTGGCAGAAGCAAATATTTCTTATGATAAGCTAATTGAAATGGATGAAATCAACGATGATTTTGGAAATACAGACCTGGTATTTGTCGTTGGTGCGAATGATGTAGTGAACCCAGCTGCTAAAACCAACCCTAACAGCCCAATCTTCGGAATGCCCGTATTGAATGTTGAAAAGGCACAGACGGTAATTGTCAGCAAGCGGAGCATGGGGAAAGGGTATGCAGGTATCGAAAATGAACTATTTGGTGCAGACAATTGTCTCATGTTGTTTGGCGATGCTAAACAAACCATCACAAAATTAGTAGGCGAGTTAAAGGAATTATAA
- a CDS encoding NAD(P) transhydrogenase subunit alpha: MSADSFIILLYILILASYLGFELINKVPPTLHTPLMSGSNAISGITIVGAIIACNELGYVSVSKWLGMVALILATINVVGGYAVTDRMLKMFKKK; the protein is encoded by the coding sequence ATGTCTGCTGATAGTTTTATCATTTTATTGTACATATTGATACTAGCCAGTTATCTTGGCTTTGAACTAATAAACAAGGTTCCACCAACCCTCCACACACCGCTCATGTCGGGATCCAATGCCATCTCCGGAATTACCATCGTGGGTGCTATCATAGCGTGTAATGAGTTAGGCTATGTGTCAGTAAGTAAGTGGTTGGGAATGGTGGCTCTTATTCTTGCAACCATCAACGTCGTAGGTGGTTATGCCGTAACGGATAGAATGTTGAAAATGTTCAAGAAAAAATAA
- a CDS encoding Re/Si-specific NAD(P)(+) transhydrogenase subunit alpha, giving the protein MILGVLKETKEKERRVALSPEIVKLLLKKEFQIQVESGAGVASNFSDEDYKVAGAQIVSKSDIFNSDVILKVNAPTLEEASQFKNGSVSISLLYPYTQPELLETFNSRQISSFAMDAVPRISRAQKMDALSSQANLAGYKAVIMGANALGKIFPLMMTAAGTITPAKVLIFGAGVAGLQAIATAKRLGAVVEVSDVRPETKEQVESLGGRFLVVESAEEVKTEGGYAKEVSQEFLAKQQQLIQEKIKDADLVITTALVMGKKSPILVTEEMVKSMKAGSVIVDMAVESGGNCEISEFNQIVEKHGVTIIGESNLPSLLPVNASQLYAVNLSTLLLHLADKEGFKWELEEEITKGALITHQGQLVHEFTKSILSK; this is encoded by the coding sequence ATGATCCTAGGGGTACTTAAAGAAACCAAAGAAAAAGAAAGACGCGTAGCGCTCAGTCCGGAGATAGTTAAACTTCTCCTCAAGAAAGAATTCCAGATCCAAGTCGAAAGTGGAGCTGGTGTCGCTTCAAATTTTAGCGACGAAGACTATAAAGTAGCTGGAGCACAAATCGTTTCGAAGAGTGATATCTTTAATTCAGATGTCATTCTTAAGGTCAACGCGCCTACTCTTGAGGAGGCATCACAATTTAAAAACGGCTCGGTCAGCATTTCTCTTTTATACCCCTATACACAACCGGAACTGCTGGAAACTTTCAATTCGCGACAAATAAGCTCTTTTGCGATGGATGCTGTGCCTCGCATATCTCGCGCCCAAAAGATGGACGCACTAAGTTCACAGGCTAACTTAGCGGGTTACAAAGCCGTGATTATGGGTGCAAATGCTTTAGGCAAAATCTTTCCACTCATGATGACAGCCGCGGGAACCATCACTCCGGCCAAAGTGCTTATTTTCGGTGCTGGCGTCGCGGGTCTACAAGCAATCGCTACCGCGAAGCGCCTGGGGGCAGTCGTAGAAGTATCCGACGTGCGACCAGAAACAAAAGAACAGGTGGAGTCTTTAGGTGGCCGTTTCCTCGTTGTTGAATCGGCGGAAGAAGTAAAAACAGAAGGTGGTTACGCAAAAGAAGTATCGCAAGAGTTTCTCGCAAAACAACAACAACTGATTCAAGAAAAAATCAAAGACGCTGACCTGGTGATAACCACAGCGCTCGTTATGGGCAAGAAATCACCAATCCTGGTTACCGAAGAAATGGTTAAATCTATGAAAGCGGGCTCCGTTATCGTAGATATGGCAGTCGAATCAGGTGGGAACTGTGAAATATCAGAATTTAATCAGATTGTAGAAAAGCATGGGGTAACGATTATTGGCGAGTCAAACCTCCCATCCCTCCTACCTGTGAATGCAAGCCAATTGTATGCAGTCAACTTAAGCACCCTTCTTTTACACCTTGCCGATAAAGAAGGATTTAAGTGGGAGCTAGAAGAAGAAATCACCAAGGGGGCTTTGATTACACATCAAGGACAATTAGTACATGAGTTCACAAAATCTATTTTATCTAAATAA
- a CDS encoding serine hydrolase has product MENRIHISTFFIMIFSLLLTSNSLWAQGLSEQQIDSIAEKTLATFNVPGIAVAVIKDGEIVHSKGYGVRSIESKKKVDENTLFGVASNTKAFTAASLGILVDQGKITWDTKVTDIIPEFKLYDAYVTREFTIRDLLTHRSGLGLGAGDLMIWPDSNSTTKSELIHNLRYLKPVSSFRSKYDYDNLLYIVAGEIVARASGMDYEDFVVKHFIEPLGMTQTAMSWYRLKDRSNIIDGHAPVNGQLETVGLSFSEVANAAGGMYSNIKDMSKWVITQLNHGKYGPELKDSLFSETVHRETWTPQTIIRGRSPYEGNPFVAYGLGWNLSMVDGHLQVMHTGGLAGIVTQVTMIPELNLGIIVLTNQQSGYAFNSISNSIKDAYFGKPAKDWIGQYNEMRQASQKRAAEITDALWTDINSQQHQKPIEYNQYIGTFTDPWFGNVTIEKRGNNLYFQSEKSPKLQGTMYFYKGNTFIVKWNDRTLDADAFVMFTLNQEGEADGFKMEAISPLTDFSFDFHDLDFNRK; this is encoded by the coding sequence ATGGAAAATAGAATACATATCTCGACCTTCTTTATTATGATTTTCAGCCTGTTATTAACTAGCAATTCGTTGTGGGCTCAAGGATTATCAGAGCAGCAAATCGACAGCATTGCGGAAAAGACACTAGCCACTTTCAATGTCCCAGGCATAGCCGTTGCCGTGATAAAAGACGGAGAAATCGTTCATTCTAAGGGGTACGGAGTAAGATCAATCGAATCGAAAAAGAAAGTAGATGAAAACACACTATTTGGTGTTGCATCCAACACCAAAGCATTTACAGCAGCTTCGTTAGGCATACTAGTTGATCAAGGAAAGATAACGTGGGACACGAAAGTGACGGATATTATTCCCGAATTTAAGTTATACGACGCGTATGTAACACGCGAATTTACGATCCGCGATCTTCTCACCCACCGCAGCGGATTAGGTTTAGGAGCTGGCGACTTGATGATTTGGCCAGACTCTAACTCTACGACGAAGAGTGAGCTGATTCATAACCTTCGGTATTTAAAACCAGTGTCTTCGTTCCGATCGAAATATGATTACGACAATTTGCTCTATATCGTCGCAGGCGAGATAGTAGCCCGAGCCTCTGGAATGGACTACGAAGATTTTGTAGTGAAACATTTTATTGAGCCACTGGGCATGACACAAACAGCCATGTCGTGGTACAGATTAAAGGATCGGTCGAATATCATAGATGGTCACGCCCCCGTTAACGGTCAGCTAGAAACAGTCGGGCTCAGCTTTTCAGAAGTCGCCAATGCAGCCGGGGGAATGTATTCCAACATAAAGGACATGAGCAAGTGGGTTATTACCCAGTTGAACCATGGCAAATATGGCCCCGAACTCAAAGACAGTCTTTTTTCGGAGACTGTCCACCGTGAAACATGGACACCACAAACGATTATCCGAGGGCGCTCGCCGTATGAAGGCAACCCTTTTGTTGCGTATGGCTTGGGGTGGAATCTCAGCATGGTCGACGGACACCTTCAGGTAATGCATACCGGGGGCTTAGCAGGTATAGTAACGCAAGTAACCATGATACCTGAGTTGAACCTCGGGATCATCGTTCTCACCAATCAACAATCAGGATATGCTTTTAATTCAATTTCAAACAGTATTAAAGATGCATACTTTGGAAAGCCGGCTAAGGACTGGATCGGTCAGTACAACGAGATGCGACAAGCAAGTCAAAAACGAGCCGCTGAGATTACCGATGCACTATGGACGGATATCAACTCGCAACAACACCAAAAACCCATTGAATACAACCAATATATCGGAACATTTACCGATCCGTGGTTCGGAAACGTGACGATAGAAAAAAGGGGTAACAACCTCTATTTCCAATCAGAAAAATCACCAAAACTACAGGGAACCATGTATTTCTACAAAGGAAATACCTTCATCGTAAAGTGGAATGACAGAACCCTCGACGCAGATGCTTTTGTTATGTTTACACTGAACCAAGAGGGAGAAGCAGATGGTTTCAAAATGGAAGCTATTTCGCCGTTAACTGACTTTAGCTTTGACTTTCACGACCTCGATTTTAACCGGAAATAG
- a CDS encoding tetratricopeptide repeat-containing sensor histidine kinase — protein sequence MSIFVNKTTFCWWKFAWVSLIIAFPLVAKGQLVDSLFLAHTDKNGIVNVKAVLDEGKKYVYTNPSLTPIIAERAVSVAEKQKRPLAVAQSYQFMAAVWFQTKADYDSTAHYLDQAEKIYSTLQSEDALNGMGMVYHNYGTLKQVLGDYSEAFDYYIKALKLFDETENTTGRPYTLNNIATLYELVGDADKTEVYARRCIDLSRKVGDEFMEVTGSIVLLSSLMQQKRFEEAVPLLEKIKEYGEKNDDLYKKFLYHFNRGAYLINHKKDYASAIQEYEKACQLAESVGDEWEIMRHYSALSEAYLENRQMSEAYKAAENTLSLAKKLKSKDKQEISLSVMAQVNARNSDYENAYQQLYAAYLLKDTLFDENNQRHIAFLESEYQTEKKEIRIESLEKQRQLYIWLGLAGVVICLIAFALAVIRYRLAVSRRKLAEKEAQRLEQEKHLVAVQATLDGEAAERSRLAKDLHDGLGCMLSLVKFNLPDVKGAGVLETVDISRFQKALGMLDDSIQELRRVAHHMMPESLLRHGLKVSLSDFCAAIPNVDFHYFGNETRLSEKLEIMIYRCIHELVNNALKHAQATQINVQLVQEEDRLSFTVHDNGVGFDQEQTTEGMGLKNVRQRVTTFQGKMNVYSSSKGTEVYVELEFPHEDENG from the coding sequence ATGAGTATATTTGTGAATAAGACCACTTTTTGCTGGTGGAAGTTCGCATGGGTGTCCCTGATCATCGCATTCCCTTTAGTCGCAAAAGGCCAGCTGGTCGACTCGTTGTTTTTAGCGCATACCGATAAGAACGGGATTGTAAATGTAAAAGCAGTTCTCGATGAGGGTAAGAAGTATGTATACACCAACCCATCGTTAACACCGATAATCGCTGAGCGAGCCGTTAGTGTTGCGGAAAAGCAAAAAAGACCTTTAGCGGTCGCTCAAAGCTATCAATTTATGGCTGCGGTTTGGTTTCAAACGAAGGCTGACTATGATTCAACAGCCCATTATTTGGATCAAGCCGAAAAGATCTACAGCACTCTTCAATCAGAGGATGCTTTGAACGGTATGGGTATGGTCTATCATAATTATGGAACGCTGAAGCAAGTTTTGGGAGACTATAGCGAAGCATTTGATTATTACATAAAAGCTTTAAAACTATTTGATGAAACCGAAAATACAACCGGACGGCCGTACACATTAAATAACATTGCTACGCTTTATGAATTGGTAGGTGATGCAGATAAGACAGAAGTTTATGCTCGTCGCTGTATTGATCTTTCTCGTAAAGTTGGCGATGAATTCATGGAGGTAACCGGTAGCATCGTTCTCCTGTCTTCTCTAATGCAGCAGAAAAGGTTTGAGGAGGCTGTTCCTTTGCTTGAAAAAATTAAAGAGTATGGGGAAAAGAACGATGATCTCTATAAGAAGTTCCTGTATCATTTCAATAGGGGGGCATACTTAATAAATCATAAAAAAGATTATGCCTCTGCGATACAAGAGTATGAAAAAGCATGTCAGTTAGCCGAATCGGTCGGCGATGAATGGGAAATAATGAGACACTATTCGGCTTTATCGGAAGCCTATTTAGAAAATAGGCAGATGAGTGAAGCTTATAAGGCGGCAGAGAATACGTTGTCACTCGCCAAAAAACTGAAGTCGAAGGACAAGCAAGAAATCTCATTGTCTGTGATGGCACAGGTTAATGCTAGGAACAGTGATTACGAAAACGCTTATCAGCAACTGTATGCAGCATATCTGTTAAAAGACACCCTTTTTGATGAGAATAATCAGCGACATATCGCTTTCCTGGAATCTGAATACCAAACCGAAAAGAAAGAAATTAGGATCGAATCGTTGGAAAAACAACGCCAGTTGTATATTTGGTTGGGCTTAGCTGGGGTAGTAATTTGCCTAATTGCTTTTGCACTAGCGGTAATACGGTATCGTTTGGCAGTTAGTCGTCGTAAGCTAGCAGAGAAAGAAGCTCAGCGTTTGGAGCAGGAAAAGCATTTGGTTGCTGTTCAGGCCACATTGGATGGCGAGGCTGCAGAACGCAGTCGATTGGCAAAAGACTTGCACGATGGACTGGGCTGTATGCTATCGTTGGTGAAATTCAATTTGCCGGATGTGAAAGGAGCAGGTGTACTGGAGACGGTAGATATATCACGCTTTCAAAAAGCGCTAGGGATGTTAGATGACTCCATACAAGAACTTCGTCGTGTCGCACACCATATGATGCCAGAATCGCTTCTTCGGCATGGTCTGAAAGTATCTTTATCTGATTTTTGTGCAGCTATCCCGAATGTCGATTTTCACTATTTTGGGAATGAAACTCGGCTATCTGAAAAGTTAGAGATTATGATCTACCGATGTATCCATGAATTAGTAAACAATGCTCTTAAGCACGCACAGGCCACACAGATCAATGTACAGCTTGTGCAGGAAGAAGATCGTTTGTCTTTTACCGTCCATGATAATGGAGTGGGTTTCGATCAGGAGCAAACAACAGAAGGGATGGGACTAAAGAACGTAAGGCAGCGCGTGACGACTTTTCAAGGAAAAATGAATGTATACTCCTCGTCAAAGGGGACAGAGGTCTATGTCGAATTAGAGTTTCCACATGAGGATGAGAATGGATAG
- a CDS encoding barstar family protein, which produces MKKTISIDGRRIYDIKSFYDEINQVFMNGVDWKLGQSLDAFNDMLHGGYGVIEGDEPIDLIWIGFEKNRNDLGSELTKSYYLDKLDQPSKFNIPWVKEKLKELENGTGKTYFEIILEIISDHQNINLIRR; this is translated from the coding sequence ATGAAAAAAACAATCTCTATCGACGGTCGCCGAATATACGATATCAAAAGCTTTTATGATGAAATAAACCAAGTGTTTATGAATGGTGTCGACTGGAAACTTGGTCAAAGTCTCGATGCTTTTAATGATATGCTTCATGGCGGCTACGGTGTGATAGAGGGTGATGAACCTATAGATTTGATTTGGATAGGTTTTGAAAAAAACCGAAACGATTTGGGTTCCGAACTTACCAAGTCATATTATCTTGATAAATTAGATCAGCCGTCGAAGTTTAATATTCCCTGGGTAAAAGAAAAGTTGAAGGAACTTGAAAATGGAACTGGTAAAACCTACTTTGAAATCATCCTTGAAATTATTTCCGACCATCAGAATATAAATCTTATTCGCCGATAA
- a CDS encoding 2'-5' RNA ligase family protein → MSSLLSQTLFKSFPLSDFGSFQNETSTIYLHVENEEQFSRIPQYLQMHLRPALTPVKGYSLNFIKKGHLTIARRIPENEFNGVWPYRENMRYHADSDANRIVFLRKRLSATRSTTRPHVNQYEVVGDYPFLGKGISDAQLKLF, encoded by the coding sequence ATTTCTTCCTTACTCAGCCAAACTCTGTTCAAATCTTTCCCATTATCTGATTTCGGTAGTTTCCAGAACGAAACTAGCACGATTTATCTTCATGTAGAAAACGAAGAACAATTCTCAAGGATACCTCAATATTTACAAATGCACCTTCGACCAGCTTTAACGCCCGTTAAAGGTTATTCACTTAATTTTATCAAAAAGGGTCACCTGACAATTGCGAGGCGGATTCCTGAAAACGAGTTTAACGGAGTTTGGCCTTATAGGGAGAACATGCGATATCATGCTGATAGCGACGCCAATCGAATTGTATTTTTAAGAAAAAGATTGTCCGCAACAAGGAGTACCACACGCCCCCATGTTAATCAATACGAAGTTGTCGGTGATTATCCATTCCTCGGGAAAGGAATTTCAGATGCTCAGTTGAAACTATTTTAA
- a CDS encoding hotdog fold thioesterase translates to MIWKEPIDLEKLNSGPEYMGTFLGIRFAEFDDRSLTATMPVDTRTHQPWGILHGGASVVLAETVGSYASGLIVDTAQYMPVGLEVNANHLRPVSSGEIKAVCAPIHIGRKTHVWDIKIYNEEGKMVCISRLTVAIIERQ, encoded by the coding sequence ATGATCTGGAAAGAGCCTATCGATTTAGAAAAGCTGAATAGCGGACCAGAGTATATGGGAACATTCCTGGGCATTCGGTTTGCCGAATTTGATGATCGTTCGCTGACGGCAACGATGCCGGTTGATACACGAACACACCAGCCTTGGGGTATCTTACATGGTGGGGCGTCCGTTGTTTTAGCAGAAACCGTTGGTTCTTATGCTAGCGGGTTGATTGTGGATACTGCTCAATATATGCCAGTCGGTCTGGAGGTTAATGCGAATCATCTTCGACCAGTTTCTTCAGGAGAGATAAAAGCAGTTTGTGCTCCGATTCATATAGGGAGAAAAACACATGTCTGGGATATCAAGATCTATAATGAAGAGGGCAAAATGGTTTGTATCAGTCGGTTGACGGTCGCCATTATCGAAAGGCAATAA